A segment of the Deltaproteobacteria bacterium GWA2_45_12 genome:
CGATCGGCAGACATTTGGTATTCGCAGCTAAGCTCACTTAACGCATCCTTGATATCCCCAAGGGAAACTTCCATTTCCATCTGGCTTTGCGCTTCTTTTAACTGCGCCAAAGGATCCGCTTCTTCCCTTTCTTCCGCATTTTGTTCAATCCCTTCGGCCTCGGGGATTGCTTCACCAGAAGCCTTCTCCACGGAATCTTCAATTTTTGCTGTTTCTTTGGGTTCTGTTTTAAGTAATTTTCTTAAATCAGAAGTCGAAAGAGGTTCCGGCGAGACAAAAAGAAGGGCTTCAATAATTGATTTGATTTGGGTTTTTTCCATAAATTATTTACTAAAGTCATGGTTCGACCACCGCGTAGCGGGGTCCCGTTTGCGGGACGGGGCTCACCATGTCCATTATTTTTTAATGGACACCCTGAGCATAGTCGAAGGGTCACTCGCCATTTACAGCATCCATTACAGGAATCTCACTAACTTCCATTTTCCTGCGCACACGAATAACGCCTCGTTCATCGGTCTGAAAAATCTGGACCATCCTGAGTCTACCCATTTCAAGCAAGGCCAAAAAAGTAACCACAATACTATGACGCGTTATTTCTCCTTCAAACATTTCTTCAAACAGGAGACTTTCAACATTCTGCAGTTTATCCACAATCTGATAAATACGATCGGTGATTGAAACCCGTTCAACCTCTATTTGATGGACCGTATGTTTGGGAGCCCGTTTTAAAATTTCACCAAAGGCCTTTAATAAATGAAAGGGCTCAATTTCCACCCATTCCTGGTCTTCTTTGGTTTCATCAGGAAGTGCCATTTTGGGTCTTTTAAAAACATCGCGCAAAAGCATGGGACGCCCGCTTAACCATCCCGCCGCCCTCTTATATTTTTGATATTCCAAAAGACGGACCATCAAATCGGCCCGGGGATCGGGTTCTTCTGCTTTTTCTTCGTCATCTTGACGAACCAACAAACGTGACTTGATGTGTGTTAGCTCGGCGGCTATCAAAATAAACTCCCCCGCCACATCAATGTTGAGGTCTTGCATCAAGTCAAGATATCCCAAATATTCCTTAAGAATGAAAGCAATGGGGATATTGGCAATATCAAGATCGTTCTTTTTGATTAAATGCAAAAGCAGGTCCAGCGGCCCTTCAAAAAGATCGAGATTGATTCGGTAGTCCTGTGTGTTTTGTGTTTCGGTTGACATGTGTTGGTATGGGCGAATCTTGTATTCGCCCCTATACATCAGGGCGATCACGAGGATCGCCCCTACGATAATCCCATCGCCTCATTGGCTTCGGCTAATGTTTGCCCCGCCACCATGCGGGCCTTTTTAGCCCCTTCCGCCAAAATATCACCAATTATTTTTGGATCTTTTTTCAATTCATTTCTTTTCTCACGAAAAGGCTTAAAAGTTTCCGTCATATTTTTAATGAGAATTTTTTTGCAATCAATGCATCCTATTTTGGCTGTGCGACAATCAAGATTCACCTGTCCTATCTCCTCTTTTGAAGACACTTCCTTGTGATAAGCATAAATGGGACAAATATCGGGATTTCCAGGATCGGTGCGTCTTTGACGGGCAGGGTCGGTTATATGTTTAAGCAGTTTGTCGTTGAATGTTTTTTCATCATCGGAAAGATAAATACAGTTCTGATAACTTTTTGACATTTTTCGCCCGTCGGTTCCAGGAACTTTGGGAACCGTTGTCAAAAAAGTTTCGGGTTCGGGAAATATATCTTTGTACAAATGATTGAACCGGCGCACCACCTCGCGTGAAAGCTCGATATGCGCCACCTGGTCCTGACCCACAGGAACTTTGTGGGCCTTGTAAATGGCCACATCGGCCGTTTGCAAAAGAGGGTACCCTAAAAATCCATACGTGGATAAATCCTTCCCTGTCAACTGTTGTTGAATTTCTTTGTAACTAGGGACTCGTTCAAGCCATCCAAGTGGAGTGATCATCGAAAAAAGCAGATGCAATTCGGCATGCTCGGGCACCTTGGATTGAACAAATAAAACGCATTTCTCTGGAGAAACATCACACGCCAGCCAATCAAGCACCATTTCCTTAAGCGAGCTCTGGACAATATCCACATGGTCGTATTCCGTGGTCAAACTATGCCAGTCAGCCACAAAAAAATAACATTGATACTTGTTTTGCAGTACAACCCAATTGCGCAGCACCCCAAAATAATGCCCCAAATGGAGCAAGCCCGTAGGGCGCATACCAGAGACGATAATTTGTTTTTGCATAATTTTCATGGGGGGCGCGCCAAGGGGCGCCCCTACAGCAATATTCTCGCAACCATCTGCAAAGGAACGCCCACTAAAATACGGTAAAATCCCGTAAAAAACAACATCAACAAAATGAGAGTCCCATACTGACCCACAAACGCATCAAACTTGGAAGCCCAAGGTTGGGGAAGCAATCCAAACATGACTTTGCCCCCGTCTAAAGGATGAATGGGAATCAAATTAAAAAAGAGCAATGCCAGGTTCAGATAAAAAATCTGGACAATGGCTCCGATAATGGTGAACCCGTTATAGTTTAATGGCAGCATCCATTCAGGCTTAAGAAAAGCAATGACATGTAAGACTCCTGCCAAGATCAGAGCCAACAAAAAATTGCTCAAAGGCCCCGCGGCGGCGATAAAAAGGCCGTCTTTTTTCCAATTTTTAAGGTTTCGATAGTCAACCGGAACCGGCTTCCCCCATCCGATGATAAATCCGCCAAGAAAAAATCCCAAAGCCGGCAACACAACGGTGCCCAAAATATCAATATGGGGCAAGGGATTTAAGGTAACGCGCCCCATGGCTTTGGCTGTGTTGTCTCCAAACTTGGAAGCCACCCATCCATGAGCCGCTTCATGAAAGCTGAGCGAAAAAAGAAACCCAGGAAAAAACAGGATAAAACTGATTAATTTTGATGTTTCCATTTAAAGAAACGAAACGCTAACAAATGGGGTTTGTCTAGGCAATGGGATTATTGATTGGTCGTTCCGTAGGGGCGCCCCTTGGTGCGCCCTATCTACGCGTTAGCCAGCGGCATCCCTACATCACCGGATCCAACGCTCCCACAGGTTCAGGAGATTTAGAAGGAAGATAAACCAAAACGGGATCAATGGGTTCTATTGGTTTGGAATCCGTAGGGACAATCCTAGGATTGTCCCTACCCGCATCAGAATTATTTGTAGATTCATTTGACACCGAAGGTTTGTAAGGCAAATCGTAAACCTGTTTGGAAGATGTGTCTTCAGTCTCACCTTCCAAAGAAGGCGGTGTTGTTTGCGGCCCCACGGGACCAAGGTCTTGGGCGTGAGCGACTCCATTTAAAAATAAAAGGAATGTTATAATTTTTAATATCGATTCATTCATGACGGACCTGTCCCGGTAAGGGCAATTCATGAATTGCCCCTACGATTCCTGAAATATTTTCACATTCTCCAATTCCTTGGCCAAGCTTGGATCTTTCTCTTTTAGCTTGTTCCATTTAACTTTGGCTTGAGCCCATTGCTTCTGGTCAAAATCAACAAGGATTTGATTATAGAGACCCCGAGCCTCTTCCGAATTAAGGGTGCTTACTTTCGCATAAGCATTCTCCGCTTTTTCGTATTGCTTTAAATTACGATATAAATTGCCTTCGATCAGCCACAAATCACTTGAATCCCTTACCGCTCTTGCCTTATTTATCCAAAATAAGGCCCCGTTGGTATCATTGTTTTTGGCATAGACCATGGCTAGCTGCTTCATGAGCAATTCATTGTATCCCCCCATCTCCAAGGCTTTGCGGTAAGACTCACTGGCTTCCACCAACAATCCCATTTTTTCATAACAAAAACCCAAATTATGCAGGACAAAAACATTCTCCTGTCCCATGGCACGCATTTTTTTATAAACTTCGATCGCTTGGGGATAATGGTGAAGATCGCGATACACGTTCCCCAAAAGCCCCAACACTTGCAGATTTGTGGGAGCATGCGCTATCCATTGGGCAAGATAATTCAAGGCCTGATCGTTCTTCCCTGCTTCCCTGGCCAAAATTGTTTTGGATTTAAGAGAATCAAGAGTTTCTTCAATTTTTATTTCAAAGCGGCGGCTTAATTCAGGTTGTGAAATAAGTTTTTTGGACCAGTCGGCATAATCACTTCTTAATCCTATCACATGAATCACTTCCCCTTGGGGGCCCTTGTTTTCAAAAACAACCCGATGGATAGTCAAAGCGGGAAACAAAATTCCTTCAGCCTCAAAAACCATTTTTCTTAAATCTTCTTCGGAAATCAAAGAGTCCTGCAAAATTATTTTTGCTTCAAGCGGGAATAATTCAAAAACAAAGAGCCGGAACAATTTTGCTGCAAGATCCGTTTTTATTTTTTCATCGGATACCGTTTGAGGAGTTTCTTTTATCGGCTCTGCCTGTTTTTGATGTGTGTTTTGAGCTTCATCAAACCACCAATCTTGGAGACGGGCACACCCACAAAACCAAACAAAAAAAAGGATCCAAAACCATTTCATATCTTTGTTTGTATACAGCACTTTTGCGTCCTTGCCAAATGGGGAGACAAACCCCCAATAAGTACCCCCCGAAGTCAAAAAACCCCCAACCCCAGGCAAGCCAAGCTTCCTATAATAAAAAAATACTTAATAATTACATATATTTAGATTTGAATTCTCCCTAAGTTTTTGGCACTGGGTTTGCTATTAAACATAACGGACGCATGTATTTTTTTTAAAAAAAGGGGAATTTTTTATGACGCAAGCCATCCACAATGATTCAAACAGAAACTCCGCCACTGATTCCGACTACGCCCATACAGATTCTGCGCGTATCAAAAACCTGGGTACCGATGAAAAACGTGTGGCCCGAAGAGATGCCAGCCAGGATTTACGCACGGTAAACCGGGCCATCCGTGAATTAGAAAACAAGGATTCAGCCGACCAAGCCCGTCGTGAAGCGCTGGAAGAATTAAAAAAAGATATCGAGACTTTTCTTAACGAACTCACCGAAGCCACGCGTGCTGATCGGGAAAGTGAAAGTGGTGTGGACACATCGGAAGTGGACACAACCACCACCGAAGCTGAAGAAAAATATCCCGTGACTGTTGGCCCCAATGGGGAAATCGCCCAGGATTTTACCAATGGGGATGATATCCATGTAACAGCCGCTGATTCAACCGAAGACAGGACCTATATTTTAAATCCAGCCGATCCTGCCCCAGTGCCTGGAGAAGATCCCCAAGAAGCTCAAAAAACACTGGAGCAAAGACTTATTGATGATGGAGTAATTGATCCTGAAACAAAGGAAGTGATTCAAGATGTAAATGGAGATGGCGTTCTTACCGAAGCTGACATCGAAGCATATAAAGCAAAAAACAGCCTTGATACAAATTCCAATCTCGAACAACGCCAAAAAATAACTTTTGATGGCGGTGGAAAAACCAAACTAAGTATTGCTTCCATTGATGAGGGAAATAAACAGCTAACGGTTCGAATTGAAAACCTTGAAACGGGAGTCATTACTTTTCAAACCATTGTCAATTATGACAAAGCTTCCATTATCTGGTCCAATGCCGAAGTGGATCGTGACGAATTATTGGCCCTTCCTGAAAATCTGAAAAAAATTATGTCCATTGATAACGGGGCGACCACCATTAGCGCCAATGTGGAAGAATCCGAAGGTGAAGGCAAAGAACTCGATGTGACTCGTTCAAACGGCTACAAAGCAGCCACCTCTGATGCGGCCTTTGATGCAAGCCGAAACATGTGGACCATGGCCTCTCGTACAGATTTAAGACCCTATTGGAAGGAAGCCATTGAAATTTTCTACCAGTTTTACACAAACAATCCCAAGGGGGACTGGAAAAAAGAATTCACCGATAAAATACTGAAGAAATGGGACGAAGCCGGTCTTTTGGGTGCCGATAGAAACAACCTTATCATTAGCATGGTGATGACCATGTTCCATTCCACTTCCAAGGAAGTGTTCAGCAGTTTTGCAGGACCCCTTGTTGAACTTTTTGAAAACCAACTCATGGCCGATTTTGAAGTAATTGATGGAAGAACCAACAAGGCTCAAAAGGACGCCCAAGGAAATATTGTCATGCGTCATTGGAAAGATCACGAGTCGGCAAGCTATAAAACCGTCATCCTGCTTCTGGAATATCAAACCGGTGGCGGGCAATTTGGGGGTGCCTTAGCCGCATACGAGCTATTCACCACCAATATTTTGGGCTCGGATGATCCGATCCATCCTGAATCTGAAATACAACGAGGTCGTTGGTGGGATACCCAAACCAATAAAGCAGCCCTCGATAAATTTAAGAACTTGCTCAAGGAAAAAGGCAGCGAGATCCCTGACAGTATTAACAAGGTCAGTGCCATGGAAGACACCATGGCCAGTTCCGAAATGGTTGATTTTGACCAAAAAGACTACGAATCGGTTTACGAAAACCTTGACCTTTACGTCGCAAATTATTGCTGGGATAAAGATGATGTCGAAGACACAGTGGCCAGCGCCAACAATGAACAAATCGCAAAATTCCAGGAATACTATGAACCAAAAATAGATAGTCTCCTGCAGGCAATCATCACGGATGAACCCATGCCCGCCGCCCATATTGTGGCCAAACTCGAAGCGGCCATGAGCGCTCTGGTTCAAACCGATGGAAAAACTTCTTTGGGCGTTCTGGCTGCCATGTTTTTAATTATTATGGATGGCTCAAAACCCCAAATACTGAACAGCCTAATGAAAGTCCCTGGCTTTAAGGAAGAAGTGAAAGGCTGGCTTGAGGGCTTTGACAGTTCATATCAGTTCTACAACCCCGTCATGGAAATTTTAAACAGAAACTATCAATAAAATAAATTATGGGCATCGAAAATACATCCAACCGAAACGAAACATTTAATGTCGACTATAAACAGGCCGACAGTATTGACCTGCAAGGAAAAACGCGTGAAGAATTACGTGCGGCCAAGCGTGAAGCCTTAAACGACAAAAAAGACCTTCAAAAATACAAGCGCGACTTGGAACGCTTGGAACACAATAGCGAAATTGAGCGCAAGATTGATGAAATTGAAAAAATAATTGCCGCCGATGAAGCCTTTTTGGAAGACTTGAATGCCGCCATTGACGGTTTGCGTAATGATAGTGAAAACTTGGGCGTTGACACAAGTACCGCCGAAAGCACCCCCGAAGCCCCACGCACCGATTATAAAGATGGATCCACAGCAAGCATTAACACCATGGGGGACCAAAATATCCAACTGCGCCCTTTTGCCACCAACCCCTTGCTGACAGAAAAATCGGATACAGATTATTTAAAAGAACGCGGCATTTTGGATGAAAACGGCCACCTCATGCCCGGCAAAACAGTCAAAGATTATGAAAATGCCCTTGAAACCCGCCGCTCGGATGAACAAACCCAGCTGCAA
Coding sequences within it:
- a CDS encoding tryptophan--tRNA ligase, with the protein product MQKQIIVSGMRPTGLLHLGHYFGVLRNWVVLQNKYQCYFFVADWHSLTTEYDHVDIVQSSLKEMVLDWLACDVSPEKCVLFVQSKVPEHAELHLLFSMITPLGWLERVPSYKEIQQQLTGKDLSTYGFLGYPLLQTADVAIYKAHKVPVGQDQVAHIELSREVVRRFNHLYKDIFPEPETFLTTVPKVPGTDGRKMSKSYQNCIYLSDDEKTFNDKLLKHITDPARQRRTDPGNPDICPIYAYHKEVSSKEEIGQVNLDCRTAKIGCIDCKKILIKNMTETFKPFREKRNELKKDPKIIGDILAEGAKKARMVAGQTLAEANEAMGLS